The Actinocorallia herbida DNA window GCTGGAGGCCGCGTCGCGGCGGGCACCGTGGGTCGCCGCGGCCTTGGAGGCCTACACCGTCGCGGTGAGCGTCCGGGCCGCCGCCGCGTCCGTGAACCTGCACCATTCCACGCTCCAGGAACGGCTGAACCAGAGTGAGCGGTGGCTCGGCTGGACCGTGCAGGACCCGCCGGGGCGGCTCAGGCTCCAGATCGCACTCGCCCTGCGCCGACTGCACCGATCCGCCGCGCCCGATGGTCCGGACGGCGCCTCCGCGACGGACCGACAGGCGCGGCGCTGCGCCTTGTGCGCGGCGGACAGGCGGCGAGGGCGGCCCCGCCTCAGCCACGTCGGTGAACGCCGCCCTGTCTCCTCAGCCGTTTCCGGCAGGAACCGCGCGGGTTCTGCCGAGGGCGCGGAGGCGGTGCATGACGGTGCCGTCGGCGAAGGTGTCGTGGAGGGTGAGATAGAGAGCGTAGAGGTCGTCGTAGGCGGTGACGCGAGCTGGGTCGGGGGTGTAGACGGCGGTTTCGCGGCGGCCCATGGCGGCCGACGCCGTCACGATGTCGCCGTATTCGCCCGCGGCGACGGCGGCGTGGATGGCGGAGCCGAGGGCGGGGCCTTGGGTGGAGCCGATGACGGACAGGGGGCGGTTGAGGATGTCGGCGTAGGTCTGCATGAGGAAGGTGTTCTTGGTCAGGCCGCCGGCGATGATGAACTCTTCGACGGGGACGCCTGATTTTTCGAAGGTCTCGACGATGTTGCGGGCGCCGAAGGCGGTGGCCTCGATGAGGGCGCGGTAGACGTCCTCGGGGCGGGTGGCCAGCGTCTGGCCGACGATCAGGCCCGAGAGGGTGTGGTCGACCAGGGTCGAGCGGTTGCCGTTGTGCCAGTCCAAAGCGACCAGGCCGTGCTGGCCGACCTCTTGGGCGGCGGCCAGCCTCGTCAGGTGCTCGTGCAGGCTGATCCCTGCCTCCTCGGCCGCCCGGTGGTAGGAGGCGGGGACCTGGTTGTCGAGGTACCAGGCGAAGATGTCGCCCACACCGGACTGGCCCGCCTCGTAGCCCCACAGGCCGGGCACGATCCCGTCGGCGACGACGCCGCACATGCCGGGCACTTCGGCGAGCCGGTCCGAGGGCATGATGTGGCAGGTCGAGGTGCCCATGATCGCGACCATCTGGCCGGGGCGGACCGCGTCCGCCGCGGCGGCGGTGACGTGCGCGTCGACGTTCCCGACCGCGACGGCGATGCCCTCGGGCAGGCCCGTCCAGGCCGCGGCCTCGACGCTCAGCCTCCCGGCGAGGCCGCCGAGGGGCGAGAGCTCGTTGGCGAGCTTGTCGGGGAAGGACGCAAAACCCGGGTTCAGCGCGGACAGGAACTCCGGCGACGGGTAGCCGTCCTGGTAGATGCCCTTGTATCCGGCGGTGCAGACATTGCGGGTCTCGACGCCGGTGAGCCGCCAGATGATCCAGTCGGCGGCCTCGATCCACCGGTCGGCGCGCGCGTAAAGGTCGGGGTCTTCTTCCAGGAGCTGGAGGCCCTTGGCGAACTGCCATTCGGAGGAGATCTTGCCGCCGTAGCGGGGCAGCCAGGATTCGCCGCGTTCGGCCGCGAGCGAGTTGATCCGGTCGGCGTGCTCCTGGGCGGCGTGGTGCTTCCACAGCTTCGGCCACGCGTGCGGACGACCCGGGAACAGATCGGACAGCGGGGTGCCGTCCTCGGTCGTCGGCAGCACGGTGCAGGCCGTGAAGTCCGTGCCGATCCCGACGATGTCCGCAGGGTCGACCCCGGAGGCGGCGACGGCCTCGGGCACCGCGGTGCGCAGCACCTCGAGCCAGTCGGCGGGCGACTGGAGCGCCCAGTCCGGGCCGAGCGCGGTGCCGTCGGGCAGGGCCCGGTCCATGACGGCGTGCGCGTACTCGTGCACGGCCGAGGCGATCTCGGCGCCGTCGGCGACGCGGACGACGACGGCCCGGCCGGACAGGGTGCCGTAGTCGACGCCGACGGTGTAACGGGGCTGGGTGCTCATGTGTGTTGTCTCCTGGAACCCCGGGGCGCGCCCTCGGGCACTGAGTGCGCACCCCGGGGAGTATCGAGGCCGTTAAGGTCAGAAGCCCTGGGCCAGGCGGTGGTAGGCCTGGTTCCAGCGGATCTCCTGCGCGAAGCGCCGCGGGGTGGTGTCGGCACCGATGGTGAGCAGCTCCACGCCCAACATCTCCGACATGTCGCACAGAACCTCGGAATCGAGCGCTGCCGTCAGCACCGTGTGGTGCGGGCCGCCGGCGGTCAGCCACGCCTCGGTGGACGTGCGCAGGTTCGGCAGCGGCTTCCACACCGCGCGCGCCACCGGCAGCGCCGGAAGCGGCTCCGGCGGCGCGACGACCTCGATCTCATTGGCGACGAGCCGGAACCTGTCCCCCATGTCGGCCATGCCGAGGACGACGGCGGGGCCGGGGTCCGCGTCGAACACCAGCCGGACCGGGTCCTCCCGGCCGCCGATGCCCAGCGGATGGATCTCCAGCGACGGCCTCGCCGACGCGATGCTCGGGCAGACCTCCAGCATGTGCGCGCCCAGGATCAGCTCCGAGCCCGGCACCAGGTTGTAGGTGTAGTCCTCCATGAAGGAGGTGCCCCCGGCCAGGCCGGTGGCCGCGGTCTTCAGAGTGCGCAGCAGCGTCGCGGTCTTCCAATCGCCCTCACCGCCGAACCCGTACCCGTCGGCCATCAAACGCTGCACGGCCAGGCCAGGAAGCTGGCGAAGGCCGCCCAAGTCCTCGAAGTTCGTCGTGAACGCCCCGAAGCCGCCCGCCTGGAGGAAGCTCCTGAGCCCGAGCTCGATCCGCGCCCCGTAGCGCAGCGACGCGTGCCGCTCACCACCCGCCCGCAGCTCGGGCGCCACGTCGTACAGGTCCTCGTACTCGGCGACCAGGGTCGTGATCTCCCCCTCGAGGACCGCGTCGACGACGCCCACGAGGTCGTTGACCCCGTAGGTGTTCACCGAGACCCCCAGCTTGAGCTGCGCCTCGACCTTGTCGCCCTCGGTCACCGCCACGTCGCGCATGTTGTCACCGAAGCGCGCCAGCCGCAGAGTGCGCAGCTCCGCCACGCCCAGCGCCGCCCGCGCCCACGCCTCCACCCGCGACGCCACAACGGGGTCGGACACATGCCCCGCCACCGTCTTGCGCGGCACGTTCAACCGCGCCTGCACGAACCCGAACTCCCGGTCACCGTGCGCGGCCTGGTTCAGGTTCATGAAGTCCATGTCGATCGTGCCCCACGGCAGCTCGACATTCGCCTGCGTGTGCAGATGCAGGAACGGCTTCGCCAAAGCGTCCAGGCCCGAGATCCACATCTTCGCCGGGGAGAACGTGTGCATCCACGCCACCAGACCCACACAGGAGTCGTCGGCGTTCGCCTCCAGGAACACCCGCCGGATCGCCGCCGCGTCCGTCAGCACCGGCAGCCACCTGAGCCGCGCCGGCAGAGACCCGCCCAGCCGGTCGGCGATCTCCTTGGACTGGTCGGCGACCTGCCGGAGCGTGTCCTCCCCGTACAGGCCCTGGCTCCCGGTCAGGAACCAGATCTCGCGCTCAGCCATCACGGCCTCCTTCTCTTTCGGGGCCGTCACTGGCCGTAGACGTTCTGGTAGCGGTCGTACAGCGAGTCCACGTCGGGCTGCGGGATCGCCAGCGGCTCCCCCAGCTGGCGGGACAAGTGCACCGTCCGGGCCACGTCCTCGCACATCACCGCCGCCTTCACCGCCTCCCGCGCCGACCCGCCGATCGTGAAGACCCCGTGGTTGCGCAGCAGCACCGCCGGGCTGCGATGCCCCTCCAGGGTCTGCACGATCGCCCTGCCGATGTCCTCACCACCGATCAGCGCGAACGGGCCCACCGGGATCTCCCCGCCGAACTCGTCCGCCATCGCCGTCAGCACACACGGGATCGCCTCATCCCGCGCCGCCCACGCCGTCGCATACGTCGAATGCGTGTGCACCACACCGCCCACATCCGCACGATGCCGGTACACGTAGGCATGCGCGAACACGTCCGACGACGGCTTCAGGCCCGCGGCGACCGGATGCCCGTCCAGGTCGCACAGCACCATCGACTCCGGCGTGAGCCGCTCGTACGGCACGCCGCTCGGTTTGATCAGGAAGCGGTCGTCGCCGACCCGGGCCGAGACGTTGCCCGCGGTCCACGCGACCAGCGCGGACTCGACGAGGACCTGGTGCAGCGCCGCGAGTTCCGTGCGCGATGCCGAGTCGTTCATGGGGGTTCCTTGGGTAGAGAGGATCAGGGATGGCCGCGGCGGGCGACGTCGCCGAGCCAGTAGAGGCTCGGCCTGGGCCTGGGTGCGCCGGTCCTGCGGTCGAAGGCGATCAGCCCGCAGTCGCCGGGGTGGCCTTCGCCGTGTTCGGGCGCCGTCCGGTGCAGATATCCGCGGACGTCGGCGCCGTCCGCGACGGCGCCGAGCAGCCCGCGCAAGGCCCGGGAGGTCACGGTGACCCGCAGGGCGTCATCGGCCGTGGGGACACCGTCGTCGGTGATGAGGATCGGCCGGCCGGTCACCTCGGCCGTGTGCCGCACGACGGCGTCGAGCGTCTCGGACCGCCCGGGGCCGTCCGCCCCGCCGGACCGAGGACGCGAGACCGGCCTGCCGTGGGCCGGTCCGGAGGCGTAGGCGACCCCCACGAAGTCGTCGCCGCGCGCGTGTTCGAGCCACCGGTCCGCGAGGCCGTCCGGCTCCGCGGGAACACCGCGCGGTCCGCCGGGCCGCCGGACGGCCACGGTCCAGCCGACGGCGGCGCGCGTGCGCTCCCGCAGGCTCACCGCGGCCGCATGGTGGGCCTCGGCGATCCTCTCGGGGAGGTCGCCATGCCGTCTTGCGTTCGCCGGCGCCCGCATGGTGCAGATCCAGCGGACGCCGTCGAGGATCCCGGCGGCCTCGCGGGCGTAGCGCGCGAAGCGACCGGCCGCCGACGGCGCCGACCAGCCGCCCAGGTCGGTGAACCATCGCGGTGCGGCCCGGTCGTGCAGGGTGACGACGGGTGCGAGCCCGTACTCCAGCGCCTTGCCGATCGCCGTGCGGTACCGGGCGAGCGCGTCCGCGCGGAAGCGGCCCGGTTCGGGTTCGACGCGGTCCCAGGACAGGACGAGCCCGCAGGCGTTCAGTCCCGCTCCGGCGAGGAGCCAGAGGTCCTCGGGGTCGCCGGACGCCGGATCCGAGACGGTGGCCGCGCCCCACAGGAATCCCGGCGGCGCCTGGGTCAGGACCATGCGCCGGCCCCTTCGCGGGAGGATCCGTTCTCATCCACGGCCGCTCCCGAGGTCCGCGAAGGCGGCCTCCACGTCGTGGAGGATCGGCTCGGCTCCGGGGAGCCTCTGCAGCGCGTCCCTGAGCCTCGCGTTCTGCGGCGCGGAGCCGAAGCCGATGCCGACGGCTTCGGCGATCTCCGGCATCCTGGCCACGATCGCGTCGGTGACCAGCTTCATCGCGCCGGGCCGGTCCGCCACCTCCCCGAGGGTGCTGTCCAGGGTGAGCGGCGACCGCTCGGCGGCCTGGTCGGCGAACGGGACGGTCCAGCGGTGGACGCCCGAGCCGACCGTGTGCTCGGTGCCGTCGGGCAGGCCCACCTCGGCCGAGGTGTTGGGCGAGACCGTCACCTCGACGGAGAGCCACTCGCCGCTGATCGCCCAGCGGCAGGCGGCGGGACCGTAGGGGGTGTGCAGGCGCGCGGAGGCGTGGGTGAGGCCGCCGCCCGGCCGGGGGGCCACGCGCAGTCGGCGGTATCCGGGCTCGGCGGGGGCCAGGCCGGCGACGGTCCTGTGCAGCCAGTCGGCGACCGCGCCGAACGCGTAGTGGTTGAAGGACGTCATGCCGCTTGCGTTGACGGTCCCGTCGGGCAGGAGGCTGTCCCAGCGCTCCCAGATCGTCGTCGCGCCCTGGGTGACCGGGTACAGCCACGACGGGCGCTCCTGCTGCAGGAGCAGCCGGTAGGCGGAGTCGAGGAAGCCGGTCTCGGCGAGGGCGTCGCAGATCAGCGGGGTTCCGACGAAGCCCGTCGCGATCCGGTGGCCGCCGCCCCGCACCAGGTCGGCAAGGCGCCGGCCCGCGTGCCTCCGCTGCTCCTCCCCCGACAGCAGCCCGAACCGCAGCGCCAGCGCGTAGGCGGTCTGGGAGTCCGACAGCAGGCGGCCGGAAGCGGTGGTGTACTCGTCCTGGAACGCCCGGCGGATCCGCGCGGCCAGCGTCCCGTAGTGCGCGGCCTCCTCGGTCCGGCCGAGCAGTCGCGCGGTACCGGCCACCAGGTCCGCCGAGTGCGCGAAGTAGGCGGTCGCGACGATCTCGGGGTAGGTCCTGGCCGCGTCGGCACGCCCGGGTGGCGCCGCCGGGTCCAGCCAGTCGCCGAACTGGAATCCCGAATCCCACAGCAGGCCTTCGCCCGCCAGGCCCGCCACATGGTCCACCCAGGCGCGCATGCCGGGGTACTGCGCCTCCAGGACGCCGAGGTCGCCGTACCGCTGGTAGAGCGTCCAGGGAACGATCACCGCCGCGTCCCCCCAGGCCGCCGCGGCGGTCGGCACGTTCACGACGAAGGGGACGACGGACGGCACCGCGCCGTCCGGGGCCTGCTCGGCCGCCAGGTCGGCGAGCCAGGAGCGCAGGAATCCCGCGCTGTCGTACAGGAAGGACGCGGTCGGCGCGAAGACCTGGATGTCGCCGGTCCAGCCCAGGCGCTCGTCACGCTGAGGGCAGTCGGTGGGCACGTCGAGGAAGTTGCCGCGCATCCCCCAGACCGTGTTCTCGTGCAGCCGCTCGACGAGCGGGTCGGAGCAGCCGAACCAGCCGGTGCGCTCCAGGTCGGAGTGGCACACCAGGGCGACGGCTCCGGTCACCGGACCGGTGACCTCGGCGTACCTGAAGCCGTGGAAGGTGAAGCGCGGCTCCCATTCCTCGATCCCGCCGCCGCGCAGGACATAGGTGTCGGTCGCCTCCGCCGTGCGCAGCGGCTCCACGCACAGTTCGCCGCCTTGGAGGATCTCGGCGTGGCGGAGCACCGCCTTGTCCCCCGACGCACCGGAGGCGGTGATCCGGAGCCTGCCGACGAGGTTCTGCCCGAAGTCCAGGATCGTCCTCCCGGAAGGGGAGGTGAGCGTGGCCACGGGCGCGAGGGTCTCGGTGACGCGCACCGGTGGTCCGGTCGGGGCGACCAGGGTGGCGAGGTCGTGGTCGACGGTCTCGGCGGGCCACCAGGCCGCGTCGTCGAACCCGGGCTCGGACCAGCCTGCGTGCTCCCGCCTCGCGTCGTAGGCCTCGCCGTCGTACAGGTCGGTGGACAGCAGCGGGCCCGAGGAGGCCCGCCACCGGCCCGCGCCGGTCGTGATCCGGCGGACCGTGCCGTCCCCGTAGGCAAGTTCGAGCTGTGCCAGCAGCGCGAGCCGGTCGCCGTACAGGGCCCGCTTCCCCTCGTATCCGAGCCGGCCGCGGTACCAACCGTCGCCGAGCACCGCTCCCAGGCAGTTGGCGCCGTCGCGGACGAGCCCGGTGACGTCGTAGGTCTGGTAGCGCAACCGGTGGTGGTAGCTGGTCCAGCCGGGGGCCAGCACGTGGTCGCCGACCCGTTCGCCGTTCAGTTCGGCCTCGTAGACCCCCAGGGCCGTCGCGTACAGGCGGGCCGACACCAGGCCGGGGCCGGACGCGAACTCCGTCCGCAGCAGCGACCCCTCGCCGGGACCGACGAACCGCGCCTCCCAGTCGTCCGCGCCCAGCAGGCCCGCCTCGACCTCCGCGCGCGTCCAGGGCGAGAGATCTCCGGACGGCCCGGCCACCCGGACCGCGACCTCGACGCGCTCGCGGGAGGCCAGCGGCGCGAACGGCCAGGGCACCAGGACCGAGTCCGACGCCTCCACCCGCACCCTCTCGCCGCGCGCCTCCACCTCGTAGGCGGTCTGCATCCAGTCCGGGATGGCGGTCTCGGTGCGCCAGGACAGCCGGGGGCGCGCGGTGCCGATCCCCAGCGGCTCCCGGACCTGCTCGAACCTCGGCCCGGTCACCTTCGTGGTCACGGCCATGGCGTGAACCCTTCGTGGCGGACGGTCCAGGTGCCGTCCTTGGGGAAGCCGGGGCTCGGGGTCTCCGTGCCGTCCCAGCCCGCGGCCATGAGGGAGACGGCGGACAGGAGGGCTCCGTTGGAGGGGAGGTAGACGGGCAGGAGGCTGCCTATCTGGGGGGTGTGGCCGGTGGGCAGGTACCGGTTCTTGGCGCGGTCGGCAAGGAGCGCGTCGACGGCCAGGTCCGGGCGGCCGACGCGGGCGGCGGTCATGGCCATGACGGGGAAGTCCCAGCCCCAGGCGGTGTCCCACAGCCAGTCGTCGCGGACGTCGAGCAGGGTCGCCTCCATGACGGCCGGGTCGACCAGGGGCGTGGCGGGCACGACGCCGAGCGCGCACAGCAGCGACGGGTGGTCGTCGCGCTTCAGGTAGGGCTCGGTCGCGATCGCCGTGTAGACGCCTTCTCGCTGGTGGGGCTTCACCAAGCCGTCCTGGACGCGCCGCCAGTGGTCGTCGCGGTCCTTGCCGAGGCGTTCGCGCCAGAGCTGGGCGATCTCCAGGCCCCACCACCAGTAGGCGAGTTCGAAGGCGGGGTCCTCGGTCGTCTTGGCGTCGTAGAACTCCTGGGCGGGCAGCAGCGGCGCGGGCAGGTGCCAGACTCCGTCGCGCTCCTCTGCGAAGGAGGCCATGAACAGCGCGGTCTCCTCGACCAGTTCGGCGAAGCGGACGACCAGCCGTTCCCGCTCCGTCCCGCCGG harbors:
- the araA gene encoding L-arabinose isomerase yields the protein MAEREIWFLTGSQGLYGEDTLRQVADQSKEIADRLGGSLPARLRWLPVLTDAAAIRRVFLEANADDSCVGLVAWMHTFSPAKMWISGLDALAKPFLHLHTQANVELPWGTIDMDFMNLNQAAHGDREFGFVQARLNVPRKTVAGHVSDPVVASRVEAWARAALGVAELRTLRLARFGDNMRDVAVTEGDKVEAQLKLGVSVNTYGVNDLVGVVDAVLEGEITTLVAEYEDLYDVAPELRAGGERHASLRYGARIELGLRSFLQAGGFGAFTTNFEDLGGLRQLPGLAVQRLMADGYGFGGEGDWKTATLLRTLKTAATGLAGGTSFMEDYTYNLVPGSELILGAHMLEVCPSIASARPSLEIHPLGIGGREDPVRLVFDADPGPAVVLGMADMGDRFRLVANEIEVVAPPEPLPALPVARAVWKPLPNLRTSTEAWLTAGGPHHTVLTAALDSEVLCDMSEMLGVELLTIGADTTPRRFAQEIRWNQAYHRLAQGF
- a CDS encoding family 1 glycosylhydrolase, with the protein product MVLTQAPPGFLWGAATVSDPASGDPEDLWLLAGAGLNACGLVLSWDRVEPEPGRFRADALARYRTAIGKALEYGLAPVVTLHDRAAPRWFTDLGGWSAPSAAGRFARYAREAAGILDGVRWICTMRAPANARRHGDLPERIAEAHHAAAVSLRERTRAAVGWTVAVRRPGGPRGVPAEPDGLADRWLEHARGDDFVGVAYASGPAHGRPVSRPRSGGADGPGRSETLDAVVRHTAEVTGRPILITDDGVPTADDALRVTVTSRALRGLLGAVADGADVRGYLHRTAPEHGEGHPGDCGLIAFDRRTGAPRPRPSLYWLGDVARRGHP
- a CDS encoding alpha-L-rhamnosidase, whose amino-acid sequence is MAVTTKVTGPRFEQVREPLGIGTARPRLSWRTETAIPDWMQTAYEVEARGERVRVEASDSVLVPWPFAPLASRERVEVAVRVAGPSGDLSPWTRAEVEAGLLGADDWEARFVGPGEGSLLRTEFASGPGLVSARLYATALGVYEAELNGERVGDHVLAPGWTSYHHRLRYQTYDVTGLVRDGANCLGAVLGDGWYRGRLGYEGKRALYGDRLALLAQLELAYGDGTVRRITTGAGRWRASSGPLLSTDLYDGEAYDARREHAGWSEPGFDDAAWWPAETVDHDLATLVAPTGPPVRVTETLAPVATLTSPSGRTILDFGQNLVGRLRITASGASGDKAVLRHAEILQGGELCVEPLRTAEATDTYVLRGGGIEEWEPRFTFHGFRYAEVTGPVTGAVALVCHSDLERTGWFGCSDPLVERLHENTVWGMRGNFLDVPTDCPQRDERLGWTGDIQVFAPTASFLYDSAGFLRSWLADLAAEQAPDGAVPSVVPFVVNVPTAAAAWGDAAVIVPWTLYQRYGDLGVLEAQYPGMRAWVDHVAGLAGEGLLWDSGFQFGDWLDPAAPPGRADAARTYPEIVATAYFAHSADLVAGTARLLGRTEEAAHYGTLAARIRRAFQDEYTTASGRLLSDSQTAYALALRFGLLSGEEQRRHAGRRLADLVRGGGHRIATGFVGTPLICDALAETGFLDSAYRLLLQQERPSWLYPVTQGATTIWERWDSLLPDGTVNASGMTSFNHYAFGAVADWLHRTVAGLAPAEPGYRRLRVAPRPGGGLTHASARLHTPYGPAACRWAISGEWLSVEVTVSPNTSAEVGLPDGTEHTVGSGVHRWTVPFADQAAERSPLTLDSTLGEVADRPGAMKLVTDAIVARMPEIAEAVGIGFGSAPQNARLRDALQRLPGAEPILHDVEAAFADLGSGRG
- a CDS encoding L-ribulose-5-phosphate 4-epimerase; translation: MNDSASRTELAALHQVLVESALVAWTAGNVSARVGDDRFLIKPSGVPYERLTPESMVLCDLDGHPVAAGLKPSSDVFAHAYVYRHRADVGGVVHTHSTYATAWAARDEAIPCVLTAMADEFGGEIPVGPFALIGGEDIGRAIVQTLEGHRSPAVLLRNHGVFTIGGSAREAVKAAVMCEDVARTVHLSRQLGEPLAIPQPDVDSLYDRYQNVYGQ
- the araB gene encoding ribulokinase, giving the protein MSTQPRYTVGVDYGTLSGRAVVVRVADGAEIASAVHEYAHAVMDRALPDGTALGPDWALQSPADWLEVLRTAVPEAVAASGVDPADIVGIGTDFTACTVLPTTEDGTPLSDLFPGRPHAWPKLWKHHAAQEHADRINSLAAERGESWLPRYGGKISSEWQFAKGLQLLEEDPDLYARADRWIEAADWIIWRLTGVETRNVCTAGYKGIYQDGYPSPEFLSALNPGFASFPDKLANELSPLGGLAGRLSVEAAAWTGLPEGIAVAVGNVDAHVTAAAADAVRPGQMVAIMGTSTCHIMPSDRLAEVPGMCGVVADGIVPGLWGYEAGQSGVGDIFAWYLDNQVPASYHRAAEEAGISLHEHLTRLAAAQEVGQHGLVALDWHNGNRSTLVDHTLSGLIVGQTLATRPEDVYRALIEATAFGARNIVETFEKSGVPVEEFIIAGGLTKNTFLMQTYADILNRPLSVIGSTQGPALGSAIHAAVAAGEYGDIVTASAAMGRRETAVYTPDPARVTAYDDLYALYLTLHDTFADGTVMHRLRALGRTRAVPAGNG